In the bacterium genome, ACGGGTAGACGACCGTCGTCGGCAGGTTCGCCGGGCGGAGCGCGGCGAGGAACGGCGCGGCGGTGGCGAGGTAGTGGTCGCGGTAGTTGGCGATCTTCTTCGTCATCGCGGCGCAGTGGGCGGCGATCGTCGGCGCGTCGAGGTCGGCCGGCGCCGGCACGGACGGGTCGCAGGCGGCGGCGGCGTAGATCGCGCGCGCTTCCTTGCCGAAGTCCTGCCCCTCGCCGCTCGAGGCCGGCGTCTCCGCCGCGGGGGCGGCGGCGCGGGGGAGCGGGGCGGGGGCCGGCTGCGACGACTCTTCGGCGGCAGGCTCGGCGGGCCGCGGCTCGGCCGGGGCCGGCTCGGCGGCCGGGGCCGCCGGCTTCTCGGGGGCGGCCGCCTCCGGCGCGGGGGCTTCGGGGCGCGGCGGGGCCGCGGCGCGGTTCGACGTCTTGCGGCCGCAGCCGGCGAGCGCGCCGAGCGCGAGGACGAGGGCGAGGATCAAAGCGGAGGGACCGGCCACCGAGCGAAGCAGCTTCACGGATGTCTCCCGGCGCCGCCGGGCGGCGCGGACGGAATCGGACCTTTTCGGGCGCGGATTTTGGCACAGAACTGGAGATCGGGCCGACGAAGCCTCAGAATGCCGCGCCATGAGCAGCGCTGCGGCCAAACTCGGCGTCCGTTCCGGCGTCGGGATCGTCGTCTCCAACATGATCGGCGCGGGGGTCTTCATCAGCGCCGGCTTCATGGCCCAGGACATGGGGCCGGGCACGGTCCTGCTCTGCTGGATCGTCGGCGCCGTGATCGCGCTGGCGGGGGCGCGGGCCTACGCGGCGGTGGCCGAACTGGTGCCCCGCTCCGGCGGCGAGTACCGCTACCTCTCCGAACTGCTCCATCCGTTCCTCGGCTATCTCGCCGGCTGGGGCTCGCTGCTGCTCGGCTTCTCCGCGCCGATCGCCGTCGCCGGGCTCGCCGCGGGGGCGTTCGCGCAGAAGCTCGGCCTGCCGCTCGCGCCGTGGAAGGTCGGCGCGCTGGTGATCGTCCTGCTCGCCGCGCTCCACTCGCTGAACCTGCGCTCGTCGAAGGTGCTGCAGAACACGCTCGTCGGGGCGAACGCGCTGCTGCTCGCCCTGTTCGTCGGCGTGGGGCTCTTCTTCGGCAAGCACGAGTGGCCGACCTGGACCCCGCCGCACGCCTCCGGCGGCTTCCCGCTGTCGGCGTTCATGGGGAGCCTCTTCTTCGTCGCCTTCGCCTTCTCCGGCTGGAACGCGGTCGTCTACGCGGCCGAGGATTTCCGCGAGCCGCGCCGCTCGGTGCCGCGCTCGATGCTGATCGGCTGCAGCCTGGTCGCCGTGCTCTACCTCGTCGTCAACTGGATTTTCGTCGCCAACATCACCCCGGACCAGGCGACGGTCGTGTTCCAGTACGACCAGCAGCGGGTCACGCTGGGCCACCTCATCACGAAGTCGCTGATCGGCGACTCCGGGGCGGCGGGGATGTCGATCCTCACCATCGTCGCCTTCGCCTCGGCGATGAGCGCGATGACCTTCGCCGGGCCCCGGACCTACGCCGCGATGGCCAAGGACGGCTTCCTGCCGCGCATCTTCGCCGGACGCGAGGGACGTCCGCCGGTCGCGGCGGTTTGGCTGCAGGCCCTGATCGCGCTCTTCTTCACCTACTACTACCAGGACAACCTCTCGGCCGTGATGGGGAACGTCGGCGCGATCCTCACGCTCTTCGCCGCCCTGACCACCGCGTCGCTCTTCAAGGTCCGCTTCTTCTCGCCGAAGCGTCCCGGCCCGCGCCCCGGCGCGCTCGCCCTCGCCGCGGCGTCGGTCCACGTCCTCTTCTCGGCGTGGATGCTCTACTTCGGCGTGCGGCACACCGAGACCCACCTTCTGGTCTGGGTCGGGGCGGTCGCCGTCGCCGCCTTCGCCGCCTATTGGGGCACGCTGCGCTGGCGCCGCGCCGTGGCCTGAACCTCTCGCGCGGAGCGGCGGGGAGTAGAATCGCGGCGTGGTTCCCGAGACGCCCCCTCTGTCGCCGCGCGAGCCGGATTCTGCTAGCATCCCGCCCTCCGGACCGGAGGGCGCCGCGCGGGTTCTGGCGCGGATCCTGCGGCAGGCCGCGCCGTACATGGCGGCGGCCTCGACGCTGACCGCGGCGGTCGTTCTCGGCGCCTTCGGCGGCTGGTGGCTCGACGAGCGCTGGGGCACGGGGCCGTGGCTCGCGACGGCCGGGGTTCTGCTCGGCGCGGCGGCGGGGCTGGCGCAATTGGCCCGCGTCGCGCTCGGGGCGGGGCGCAAGAAGGGGTAGCATTGTCGTTCGCGGCGGCGTTGGCGCTGGCGGCGGCCCTCAGCTATTCGGGCTGCGCGCTCGTCGGGGCGGCCGCGGGGCCGCGGCGGGAGGAATTCCGCCGCTTCGTCGTTCGCCGGGCGGCGCAGTTCCTCGGCCGGACGGCGGTGGTGCTGGCGGTGATCGGCGCCGCGGTCGCATGGGACCGCGAGGCCGCCGCCGCCGCGACGGTCGGCGCGCTCGCCGGATGGGGCGCGGCCGCGGCGCGGGCTTACGGCGCGGAACGGCGGAACGCCGCCGAACCGCGCGGGAACGGAGGAACGACCGGATGATCCTCGCCGCGGAACTGGACGCCGGCCAGCGCATCATCGAACACGTGGCCGACGCCCCGCCGTTCGTCGAAGGCGCTTGGTGGAGCCCGACGAAGGCGGTCGTCTGGATGGCCTTCGCCGCGGTCCTCGTCGTCGTCGGCGTGCTGCTCGCCGCCCGCGGCTACGACCGGAACGGCGTGCCGCGCACCCGCTGGTCGCAGATGCTCGACCCGTTCGTCGAACACTTCTACCGCGACGTGGCGCTGCAGTTCTCCGGCGCGAAGTACGCCAAGGCTGTCGCGCCGCTGCTGCTCACGTTCTTCTTCTTCATCCTCGTCTCCAACCTGCTCGGCCTGCTGCCGATCTCCGACGTCCTCGGCTTCGTCGGCGGCTTCTTCCTGCCGCACGACTCGGTCTTCATGCGCAAGATCGTCGAGGGCTCCTCGACGCCGACCGGCAACTTCAACGTGACGATGACGCTCGCCGCGATCAGCTTCATGGCGGTCGTCGTCTTCGGCTCGCGCCAGTACGGCGTCGTGGGCCACTTCGCCCATCTCGCGCCGAAGAACGCGCCGTTCGTCGTCCGCTGGTTCCTGCTGCTGCCGATCGAGACGATCTCGATGTTCGTCAAGCCGTTCGCCCTGACGATGCGACTTGCCGCCAACATGACGGCCGGCCACATGGGGCTTCTGGCTCTCCTGATGATGATCTTCCTGCTCAAGAGCGCGGCCGTCGGCGTGCCGGTGGCGCTGCTCGCGGTCGGCATCATGATGCTGGAGATCATCGTCGCCTTCGTCCAAGCCTACGTGTTCGCCCTGCTCTCGGGCGTGTTCATCGGCATGGCCATCCACTCGCACTGAACCCTCACCTCAAGGAGCGCTCGCACATGAACAGGTTCCTCAAGGTCGCCGCCCTGCTGCTGATCTTGGTCTTCGCCCTCGCCCCCGCGGCCCTCGCCGCCGACGAAGGCGCGGCCCCGGCCGTCGCCAAGGCCGCCAAGCCGCTCGACCTCGCCGGGTTCGGCGCCGCGATCGCCGCCGGCCTCATCGCCATCGGCGCCGGCTACGGCATCTCGAAGTTCACGGCCGCGGCGGCCGAAGGGATCTCGCGCCAGCCGTCCGCCGCCTCGAGCATCCAGGGCGCGGTCAACCTGCCGCTCTTCCTGCTCGAAGGCGTCGCGATCATCGCGCTGGTCGTCTGCCTGCTCGTCGTCTTCGTGCGGCAGATCTGACGATGACTCCCGCCCTCGTGCAATTGGCGTTGCTCGCCGCCGAGGGGGGCGAGGAAGGCGGCAACCCGCTGCTCAAGGTCAGCCCGGGTCTCTGGATCTGGACGCTGATCATCTTCCTGCTGCTGTACCTCGTCCTCCGCAAGTGGGGCTTCGGCAAGATGATCGAGAAGCTCGACGCGCGCGACGAGGCGATCCGGGGCGCGATCGACGACGCCGCCAAGCAACGCGCGGAGGCGGAGACGCTGCTCGCCGAACAGCGGGCGCTGCTCGAGCAGTCGCGCAAGGACTCCGCCGCCGCGACGGCGGCGGCGCAGGAACAGGCGGCCGCGGAACGGCGGCGGATCGTCGCCGAGGCGCGCGAGGAGTACGAGAAGATCGTCGCCCGCGGCCGGTCGCAGATCGAGCAGGAAACGAGCGCCGCCTTGGCCAAGGTCCGCGGGGCCGCGGCCGATCTCGCCCTGGAGGCCGCCGGCAAGCTCGTCGGCCGCACCCTCGACGAGCCCGCGCAGCGCGCGTTGGCGCAGAAGTTCATCGACGAGATCGAACGTAAGAACTGACGCGCTTCTGGTTTTCGCGGCGGTCCCCCGCGCCCTCGCGGCGCGCGGGACCGCCTTTTTCGTCAGGCGGACGTCGCCGCGTCCTCGGCGCCGAGCAGGTCCCTCGACGCCCGCGCGAGCCATTCCAGCCAGCGGGCCATTTCGGACTCGGGGTGGCCCCCCGGCGCCCAGAGCACGAAGAGCAGCGCGCGCGACCCTTCGTCCACCGAGGCGCGGAGCGAGTCGGAGGAGGGATTGCCGAACGGGCCGCGGGCGTCGAAGAGGGCGAACCGCCCCTCGAGGTGGATCTCCCCCTTGCGGATCCCTTCGTAGCTCTCGCCGGCGCGGCCGACCCGCGCCTCGATCGGCCCGTCGAGCTTGTCGCGGTCGTACAGCCCGACCGGCAGGCCGTGGAGGACCGCCCAGAGGTTGGCGAGATCGACGGCCGGATGGACGCGCGGGAACGGATCGCCGCGCAGGATCCGGCGGGTCAGCGCCTCGGGGCTCGGCCGGGTCTTCGTCGGGTCGAGCCCGATCGCCCGATAGAGCTCGCGGGCGGGGCGCAAATGGGGGATTTCGCCCGCGGTCCTTCCGGCGAAGCGGGCGGCCAGCGCCGCCGTCTCGCGGGCGATCGCCGCGTCGAGCGCCGCCGGATCGGCCGGGGCGCCGAGGCGGGCCGTCGCCCAACCGAGGCGGAGACGGCCGTTCAGTTCCGGGTGGACCGCGACGCTCGGCGCTCTCTCGTCCATCGGATTCGTCCTCGCCGCGCGGGTCTGCGTTTCGTCGCGCCCGCCGGGACCGCGGGGCCGCGGGTTCGTCCTCGTCCGCGCCGGGCGACGCGCGGCGCCGAGTATAGGACCGGCGTCCCTATTTTCGTCCTCTGCGCCTACAATGCGGCCCTATGGCTGCCGAAGGCGAAGTCCGCACGTTTGGTCGGTACGAGGTGCTCCGCCCGCTTGGCCGGGGCGCCGTGGGCGAGGTTTTTCTGGCGCGCGACCCCGCGCTGGGACGCGAAGTGGCGGTGAAGACGCTCGCCGGCCTCGACGCTCTTCCCGAGGGGGAGCGCGAA is a window encoding:
- the atpB gene encoding F0F1 ATP synthase subunit A, which produces MILAAELDAGQRIIEHVADAPPFVEGAWWSPTKAVVWMAFAAVLVVVGVLLAARGYDRNGVPRTRWSQMLDPFVEHFYRDVALQFSGAKYAKAVAPLLLTFFFFILVSNLLGLLPISDVLGFVGGFFLPHDSVFMRKIVEGSSTPTGNFNVTMTLAAISFMAVVVFGSRQYGVVGHFAHLAPKNAPFVVRWFLLLPIETISMFVKPFALTMRLAANMTAGHMGLLALLMMIFLLKSAAVGVPVALLAVGIMMLEIIVAFVQAYVFALLSGVFIGMAIHSH
- the atpF gene encoding F0F1 ATP synthase subunit B, with product MTPALVQLALLAAEGGEEGGNPLLKVSPGLWIWTLIIFLLLYLVLRKWGFGKMIEKLDARDEAIRGAIDDAAKQRAEAETLLAEQRALLEQSRKDSAAATAAAQEQAAAERRRIVAEAREEYEKIVARGRSQIEQETSAALAKVRGAAADLALEAAGKLVGRTLDEPAQRALAQKFIDEIERKN
- a CDS encoding APC family permease; the encoded protein is MSSAAAKLGVRSGVGIVVSNMIGAGVFISAGFMAQDMGPGTVLLCWIVGAVIALAGARAYAAVAELVPRSGGEYRYLSELLHPFLGYLAGWGSLLLGFSAPIAVAGLAAGAFAQKLGLPLAPWKVGALVIVLLAALHSLNLRSSKVLQNTLVGANALLLALFVGVGLFFGKHEWPTWTPPHASGGFPLSAFMGSLFFVAFAFSGWNAVVYAAEDFREPRRSVPRSMLIGCSLVAVLYLVVNWIFVANITPDQATVVFQYDQQRVTLGHLITKSLIGDSGAAGMSILTIVAFASAMSAMTFAGPRTYAAMAKDGFLPRIFAGREGRPPVAAVWLQALIALFFTYYYQDNLSAVMGNVGAILTLFAALTTASLFKVRFFSPKRPGPRPGALALAAASVHVLFSAWMLYFGVRHTETHLLVWVGAVAVAAFAAYWGTLRWRRAVA
- a CDS encoding AtpZ/AtpI family protein encodes the protein MVPETPPLSPREPDSASIPPSGPEGAARVLARILRQAAPYMAAASTLTAAVVLGAFGGWWLDERWGTGPWLATAGVLLGAAAGLAQLARVALGAGRKKG
- a CDS encoding F0F1 ATP synthase subunit C; amino-acid sequence: MNRFLKVAALLLILVFALAPAALAADEGAAPAVAKAAKPLDLAGFGAAIAAGLIAIGAGYGISKFTAAAAEGISRQPSAASSIQGAVNLPLFLLEGVAIIALVVCLLVVFVRQI